In Scylla paramamosain isolate STU-SP2022 chromosome 29, ASM3559412v1, whole genome shotgun sequence, a genomic segment contains:
- the LOC135115447 gene encoding E3 ubiquitin-protein ligase rnf146-like isoform X3 codes for MAEAAGKEETTPGALKEKTEESEALENKPSPQQSQQMQAKEDSEEELECAVCLQKCVHPVRLPCTHIFCFLCVKGVANQSKRCAMCRQEIPADFLDHPTLLSSIEAEKEEVLPGGYQWFYEGRNGWWRYDERTNSDLEEAFTQGQPTVTVLIAGHNYVINFATMRQSRANNPGLRRKVKRDVVATVAKGTAGLSDRTLKGQSPPRPPPSRRGCKRKLAKTD; via the exons ATGGCTGAGGCggcggggaaggaggagacCACACCAGGAGCCCTCAAGGAGAAGacagaggaaagtgaag CTCTTGAGAACAAGCCTTCACCACAACAGTCCCAGCAGATGCAGGCCAAGGAAGACTCTGAGGAGGAGTTAGAATGTGCAGTGTGTCTACAGAAATGTGTCCATCCTGTACGCCTCCCCTGCACGCACATCTTCTGTTTCCTCTGCGTCAAG GGCGTGGCAAACCAGAGCAAGCGATGTGCCATGTGTCGGCAGGAGATCCCAGCAGACTTCTTAGACCACCcaactcttctctcttctatagaagcagagaaagaggaggtactACCAGGAGGTTACCAGTGGTTCTATGAGGGACGCAATG GATGGTGGAGGTATGACGAGCGCACAAATAGTGACCTAGAAGAAGCCTTTACACAGGGGCAGCCCACAGTCACAGTCCTCATTGCTGGCCACAACTATGTCATAAACTTTGCCACCATGAGACAGTCACGCGCTAACAACCCTGGCCTGCGCAGGAAAGTCAAGCGCGATGTTGTTGCCACTGTGGCTAAAGGCACGGCTGGCCTGtcagacagaaccctgaagggCCAGTCCCCCCCCAGGCCTCCCCCATCACGCCGGGGATGCAAGAGGAAGCTGGCCAAAACAGATTAG
- the LOC135115447 gene encoding E3 ubiquitin-protein ligase rnf146-like isoform X1: MAEAAGKEETTPGALKEKTEESEALENKPSPQQSQQMQAKEDSEEELECAVCLQKCVHPVRLPCTHIFCFLCVKGVANQSKRCAMCRQEIPADFLDHPTLLSSIEAEKEEVLPGGYQWFYEGRNGWWQYDERTSHELEAAYGSGQRACEVLVAGFLYIIDFDRMVQLRRNDPSRRRRIKRDLSSIPKKGVAGIKLPSQLEAELSALHTAAHAIHIPTHRDGDMADSLSPAASNNNNNDLCPRTPTAPSNTPQTPHTPSAASSSSGSPDTSEPTHLQALTAESHHHHYHHLPSHYQHIHHNQLHIPHHLTNNLSLNSEHGTFPITAPGQHPRPPPLPSAIHTPPVLHHSTTASNGLRETSASVPPGSTIPLADVEEAVYQMDQLSLLPDTPEFYPLDGSEETEQYHLTLSSEDE, translated from the exons ATGGCTGAGGCggcggggaaggaggagacCACACCAGGAGCCCTCAAGGAGAAGacagaggaaagtgaag CTCTTGAGAACAAGCCTTCACCACAACAGTCCCAGCAGATGCAGGCCAAGGAAGACTCTGAGGAGGAGTTAGAATGTGCAGTGTGTCTACAGAAATGTGTCCATCCTGTACGCCTCCCCTGCACGCACATCTTCTGTTTCCTCTGCGTCAAG GGCGTGGCAAACCAGAGCAAGCGATGTGCCATGTGTCGGCAGGAGATCCCAGCAGACTTCTTAGACCACCcaactcttctctcttctatagaagcagagaaagaggaggtactACCAGGAGGTTACCAGTGGTTCTATGAGGGACGCAATG GTTGGTGGCAGTACGACGAGAGGACGAGTCACGAGTTGGAGGCAGCGTACGGGTCAGGACAGAGGGCTTGTGAGGTGCTGGTGGCTGGCTTCTTGTACATCATTGACTTTGACCGGATGGTTCAGCTCAGAAGGAATGACCCAAGCAGGCGGAGACGGATCAAACGTGACCTCAGTTCCATCCCAAAGAAGGGAGTTGCTGGCATCAAACTTCCCAGTCAGCTGGAGGCCGAGTTGTCTGCCCTGCACACTGCTGCACATGCCATTCACATCCCCACCCACAGGGATGGAGACATGGCTGACAGCTTAAGTCCTGCtgccagtaacaacaacaacaatgatctCTGTCCCCGCACTCCCACTGCCCCAAGCAATACCCcacagacaccacacacacccagtgctgccagcagcagcagtggttcCCCAGACACCAGTGAACCAACACATCTCCAAGCCCTCACTGCAGaatctcatcaccatcattatcatcacctccCATCACATTATCAGCATATTCATCACAATCAGCTTCACATTCCTCACCATCTCACCAATAACTTGAGTCTAAACAGTGAGCATGGCACATTTCCAATCACAGCACCTGGTCAGCAtcccagaccaccaccactgccctcagccatccacacaccacctgtcctgcaccACTCCACGACGGCCAGTAATGGGCTAAGGGAAACCTCTGCCTCGGTCCCTCCTGGTTCTACCATTCCCCTGGCAGACGTGGAGGAGGCAGTGTATCAGATGGACCAGCTCTCCCTGCTGCCTGACACGCCAGAATTTTACCCTCTTGATGGATCTGAGGAGACAGAGCAGTACCACCTAACACTGTCTTCAGAAGACGAGTGA
- the LOC135115447 gene encoding AT-rich interactive domain-containing protein 1B-like isoform X2 has translation MVQLRRNDPSRRRRIKRDLSSIPKKGVAGIKLPSQLEAELSALHTAAHAIHIPTHRDGDMADSLSPAASNNNNNDLCPRTPTAPSNTPQTPHTPSAASSSSGSPDTSEPTHLQALTAESHHHHYHHLPSHYQHIHHNQLHIPHHLTNNLSLNSEHGTFPITAPGQHPRPPPLPSAIHTPPVLHHSTTASNGLRETSASVPPGSTIPLADVEEAVYQMDQLSLLPDTPEFYPLDGSEETEQYHLTLSSEDE, from the coding sequence ATGGTTCAGCTCAGAAGGAATGACCCAAGCAGGCGGAGACGGATCAAACGTGACCTCAGTTCCATCCCAAAGAAGGGAGTTGCTGGCATCAAACTTCCCAGTCAGCTGGAGGCCGAGTTGTCTGCCCTGCACACTGCTGCACATGCCATTCACATCCCCACCCACAGGGATGGAGACATGGCTGACAGCTTAAGTCCTGCtgccagtaacaacaacaacaatgatctCTGTCCCCGCACTCCCACTGCCCCAAGCAATACCCcacagacaccacacacacccagtgctgccagcagcagcagtggttcCCCAGACACCAGTGAACCAACACATCTCCAAGCCCTCACTGCAGaatctcatcaccatcattatcatcacctccCATCACATTATCAGCATATTCATCACAATCAGCTTCACATTCCTCACCATCTCACCAATAACTTGAGTCTAAACAGTGAGCATGGCACATTTCCAATCACAGCACCTGGTCAGCAtcccagaccaccaccactgccctcagccatccacacaccacctgtcctgcaccACTCCACGACGGCCAGTAATGGGCTAAGGGAAACCTCTGCCTCGGTCCCTCCTGGTTCTACCATTCCCCTGGCAGACGTGGAGGAGGCAGTGTATCAGATGGACCAGCTCTCCCTGCTGCCTGACACGCCAGAATTTTACCCTCTTGATGGATCTGAGGAGACAGAGCAGTACCACCTAACACTGTCTTCAGAAGACGAGTGA
- the LOC135115444 gene encoding WD repeat-containing protein 13-like, whose amino-acid sequence MAWWQQVLAVDAKFNYHRAPASPGFKTLYIRRRSQLLRDSAREDGPAVRHYLRTRLALLQQRYCVTLDQLSLKSRTASLRSASRLTTEGDSPHMSRSMSMAFSQPGSQSVEGPRAPPPPGSLVPTQRAEASRAIVGGTSIGENYAFSGVHHIFDQHRDSVTMVKFAHNDSGLLACCSLDGSLSICQVADGEPRVLHSLQLHTAGVTGFDWSATNDLLLSCGEDGKVCLWSVLSGQCLRSVSDQAGTQVLSCVFHPFNSNWAVLGNSRGMVQVLNMSTGHYPKGGTSKVAGQVTSLTFDSTGKTLWAGDDKGTIISFLFDLGSGGLRKGKRCVVSEGAPITCLSARTWASREAPNPTLLVSAGCDALLLYRVVDKEGGLRLRRKFTVSHKTQPVRSTFCPLMSFRQGACVVSGCEDCSVWFLDVERDSRPLINRLQGHAAPVLGVTFNYDESLLATSDASGLVIVWKRE is encoded by the exons ATGGCCTGGTGGCAGCAGGTGCTTGCTGTGGATGCAAAGTTCAATTATCACCGAGCACCAGCATCTCCAGGCTTCA AGACGCTGTACATCCGTCGGCGGAGTCAGCTCCTCAGGGACAGCGCCAGAGAG GACGGGCCGGCTGTGCGTCACTACCTGAGGACTCGTCTTGCTCTCCTGCAGCAGAGGTACTGTGTCACCCTTGACCAGCTCAGCCTCAAGAGCAGAACTGCCAGTCTCCGTTCTGCATCCAGACTCACCACTGAG GGCGACTCCCCACACATGAGTCGCAGCATGAGCATGGCCTTCTCACAGCCAGGCAGCCAGAGTGTGGAGGGCCCTCGTGCCCCCCCACCACCTGGCTCCCTTGTCCCCACCCAGCGAGCTGAGGCATCCAGGGCCATTGTGGGTGGCACATCTATTGGGGAAAATTACGCCTTCTCGGGAGTCCACCACATCTTTGACCAG CACAGGGACAGTGTGACCATGGTGAAGTTTGCCCACAACGACTCTGGGTTGCTGGCATGCTGCTCCCTGGATGGGTCACTGTCCATATGTCAGGTGGCCGATGGTGAACCCAGAGTCCTGCATTCTCTCCAACTCCACACAGCTGGTGTCACTG GGTTTGACTGGTCTGCCACTAATGACCTCCTGCTGTCGTGTGGCGAGGACGGCAAAGTGTGTCTGTGGAGTGTGTTATCTGGCCAGTGTTTGCGCTCTGTCTCAGACCAGGCAGGCACACAGGTCCTCTCCTGTGTCTTCCATCCATTCAACTCTAACTGGGCTGTG CTTGGCAACAGTCGTGGGATGGTGCAGGTGCTCAACATGTCCACTGGCCACTACCCCAAGGGCGGCACCAGCAAGGTTGCTGGCCAGGTCACCTCACTCACCTTTGACTCAACGGGCAAGACACTATGGGCAGGGGATGACAAG GGCACCATCATATCCTTCCTGTTTGACCTTGGGAGTGGGGGACTACGGAAGGGCAAGCggtgtgtggtgagtgagggGGCACCCATCACCTGCCTCTCTGCCCGCACGTGGGCGAGTCGAGAGGCACCCAACCCCACACTCCTTGTTAGTGCTGGTTGTGATGCTCTGCTCCTGTACAG gGTGGTGGACAAAGAGGGAGGATTGCGGCTTAGAAGGAAGTTCACTGTTTCTCACAAGACTCAGCCTGTGCGCTCCACCTTCTGTCCTCTGATGTCCTTCAGGCAGGGTGCTTGTGTTG TGAGTGGCTGTGAGGACTGCAGTGTGTGGTTCCTGGATGTGGAGAGGGACAGCCGGCCACTCATCAACCGCCTCCAAGGCCACGCCGCTCCCGTCCTGGGCGTCACCTTCAACTACGACGAATCTCTCCTGGCCACCTCAGATGCCTCTGGTCTTGTCATAGTGtggaagagggagtga
- the LOC135115448 gene encoding large ribosomal subunit protein uL2m-like: protein MASVRSLAVLCHHLGRLTLGASPVSVLLAPAAQGSHSVLPVRKYNYYHIDRPKPSDKKNFRYVVHYPEDGQYTVKPLKTTKLAGRDPETGRIIVGTLGGGAKRNYRWIDWFRTGPTDGTFLEERVIHIQYDPNRSARIALVGGGDSLRYILATENMKSGDLIKTSSFIPRIPVRPKEGDAYPVGALPSGTIVSCVEVVPGDGARMVKAAGTSGTVMRKIGQKVVVQLPSKRELALDPQCMATVGRLSNITHGQQHIGSAQRNRWLGRRPASGLWQRKDGYRGRKIKPIPPMKSYDVQKEEIPYTQFTIPTEGPRKKIIPSTDRVS, encoded by the exons ATGGCCAGTGTGAGGAGCCTGGCCGTCCTATGCCATCATCTGGGGCGCCTCACGTTGGGGGCCTCGCCGGTGTCTGTCCTGCTGGCCCCCGCTGCCCAGGGCTCACACTCCGTCCTTCCG GTGAGGaaatacaactactaccacaTCGACCGACCCAAGCCAAGTGACAAGAAGAACTTCCGGTATGTGGTGCACTACCCTGAGGACGGCCAGTACACCGTCAAGCCACTCAAGACAACCAAGCTGGCTGGCAGAGACCCAGAGACAG GCCGCATCATTGTGGGCACGCTGGGTGGTGGTGCAAAGAGGAACTACCGCTGGATTGACTGGTTCAGGACAGGACCCACTGATGGAACTTTTCTGGAGGAGAGAGTAATTCACATCCAATATGACCCTAATCGGTCAGCAAGGATTGCTCTGGTTGGTGGTGGGGACAGCCTTCG GTACATCTTGGCCACAGAAAACATGAAGAGCGGAGACCTGATCAAAACTTCCAGCTTCATACCCAGGATACCAG TGCGGCCCAAGGAGGGGGATGCGTACCCAGTTGGAGCCTTGCCTTCTGGAACAATAGTCAGTTGTGTGGAGGTTGTACCCGGTGATGGCGCTAG AATGGTGAAGGCTGCTGGCACCTCAGGCACTGTCATGAGGAAGATTGGACAGAAAGTTGTGGTGCAGCTCCCCTCCAAGAGGGAGCTTGCCCTTGACCCACAGTGTATGGCCACAGTAG GGAGGCTGTCCAACATCACCCACGGACAGCAGCACATTGGGTCGGCACAGCGGAACAGGTGGCTGGGGCGCCGGCCAGCCTCGGGGCTTTGGCAGCGCAAGGATGGTTACCGCGGCAGAAAGATCAAGCCAATTCCACCAATGAAGAGCTACGATGTCCAGAAAGAGGAAATTCCCTATACCCAGTTTACCATCCCAACTGAAGGACCTCGCAAGAAAATTATACCAAGCACAGATCGTGTGTCTTGA
- the LOC135115442 gene encoding large subunit GTPase 1 homolog codes for MGKKNGTSSLGRSLMKDRHTKKNKVGTSLLHTSEINDGQEWNRLNLQSITEQTHVDEFLATAELAGTEFQAEKLNIKFVRPTTQIGMLTEEEKRKIRAAQEANREMLSIPRRPPWNVTTTPEQLAEAERSSFLSWRRNLAKLQEVEGITLTPFERNLEFWRQLWRVIERSDVVVQIMDARNPLLFRCEDLEAYVKEVDPNKENLLLVNKSDFLTEAQREMWARYFREEGIKAVFFSALSGEELDTIREEEEKARNTMEDQENRRRLDSETNESEETQTANIEECRQDLEALTVNLKKQSVSVPPCQSEGGESNVAAEDTSSPSSSSESQPSSFVTSSKLLSRSELIEVFRTMYTKRRLLGRAVTIGLVGYPNVGKSSTINCLMQGKKVSVSATPGKTKHFQTLYLADDILLCDCPGLVFPAFVTTKQEMIISGILPIDQMRDEVAPINLVTSRIPRDVLEHTYGITLPKPLEGEDSNRPPTSEELLNSYGFMRGFMTQRGMPDNPRSARYILKDFVNGKLLYAHAPPSVLQAEYHTHTVSQMKKHRGQMRLTPQQIATQPYKVKPEAIDVKFFGAATPQYHIKGINTGGMIQTKNGPVAARQPRQKNFKKREKLRRRFAHLDE; via the exons ATGGGGAAGAAGAACGGCACCAGTAGTTTGGGCAGGAGTCTGATGAAGGACAGGCACACCAAGAAGAACAAAGTGGGAACCTCATTG CTTCACACGTCCGAGATTAATGATGGACAGGAGTGGAACCGCCTCAACCTGCAGTCCATCACAGAGCAGACTCACGTGGATGAGTTCCTGGCCACGGCTGAGTTGGCGGGGACGGAATTCCAG GCAGAGAAGCTGAACATCAAATTTGTGCGGCCAACCACGCAGATTGGAAtgctgacggaggaggagaagaggaagattcgTGCCGCACAGGAGGCCAACAGGGAGATGCTGAGTATTCCCCgcag GCCGCCGTGGAATGTGACAACCACCCCTGAGCAGCTGGCAGAGGCGGAGCGCAGCAGTTTCCTCTCGTGGCGCAGGAACCTGGCCAAGCTGCAGGAGGTGGAAGGCATAACTCTTACTCCCTTTGAGAGGAATTTAGAGTTTTGGAGACAGTTATGGagagttatagagagaag TGACGTTGTGGTGCAAATCATGGATGCCCGGAACCCACTACTGTTTCGGTGTGAGGACCTGGAGGCTTATGTGAAGGAAGTGGATCCAAATAAAGAGAATCTGCTGCTGGTGAACAAGTCTGACTTTTTGACAGAAGCTCAGAGGGAAATGTGGGCCAGATACTTTAGGGAGGAAGGCATCAAGGCTGTTTTCTTCTCTGCTCTGAGTGGCGAGGAGCTTGACACTattcgggaggaggaggagaaggcaagaaACACCATGGAGGACCAGGAAAACAGAAGGCGGCTGGATAGTGAGACAAACGAGAGTGAGGAAACCCAGACTGCAAATATTGAGGAGTGTCGGCAAGATCTGGAAGCACTGACTGTCAATTTGAAGAAGCAAAGTGTGAGTGTGCCTCCTTGCCAGTctgaaggaggggagagcaATGTAGCAGCAGAAGACACAAGCTCCCCCTCCAGCTCCTCAGAGAGTCAGCCCAGCAGCTTTGTCACCTCCAGTAAACTCCTGAGTCGCAGTGAGCTGATCGAGGTGTTCCGCACAATGTACACGAAGCGGCGGCTGCTAGGGAGGGCTGTCACTATCGGCCTGGTGGGCTACCCTAATGTTGGCAAGAGTTCCACCATCAACTGTCTTATGCAGGGCAAGAAGGTGTCTGTCTCAGCTACTCCGGGCAAAACAAAGCATTTCCAG ACACTGTACCTGGCAGACGACATCCTTCTGTGTGACTGTCCCGGCCTTGTGTTCCCAGCTTTTGTCACCACCAAGCAAGAAATGATCATCTCCGGCATCCTCCCCATTGACCAG ATGCGAGATGAAGTTGCTCCAATCAACCTGGTGACCAGCAGGATTCCCCGGGATGTCCTGGAGCACACCTACGGCATCACATTGCCCAAGCCTCTGGAGGGGGAGGACTCAAACCGACCTCCAACATCAGAGGAGCTCCTCAACTCCTATGGAT TCATGCGAGGGTTCATGACACAGCGAGGTATGCCAGATAACCCGCGCTCTGCCCGATACATCCTCAAAGACTTTGTCAACGGCAAGCTGCTGTATGCCCACGCACCACCCTCGGTCTTGCAGGCggagtaccacacacacaccgtctccCAG ATGAAGAAACATAGAGGGCAGATGAGACTCACTCCACAGCAGATAGCGACCCAG CCATACAAGGTGAAGCCAGAGGCAATAGATGTCAAGTTCTTTGGAGCAGCAACACCTCAGTACCACATCAAGGGTATCAACACTGGAGGAATGATACAAACCAAGAA TGGTCCAGTTGCTGCTCGACAACCCAGACAGAAAAACttcaagaagagggagaagctGAGGCGAAGATTTGCACACCTCGATGAATGA
- the LOC135115450 gene encoding E3 ubiquitin-protein ligase RNF170-like, translated as MVRVRRSASENECPICMDPARFALETNCGHVYCARCIIQNWQTNFTTTPMLCPYCRQEIILLLPCFSEGEVMAADVPTVMERERVVAQVQEYNRMYSQHPRSWYGQLQDLPTILRHIWAELFTWRGILMAFKLRVILSVVMAVLYVVSPIDIIPEAFLGLLGLADDVVVIIIILIQVSIVYRTVVANRDW; from the exons ATGGTGCGTGTGAGGAGGTCGGCCTCGGAAAATGAGTGCCCTATTTGTATGGACCCGGCCAGGTTTGCCTTGGAGACCAACTGTGGCCATGTCTACTGTG CGAGATGTATCATTCAAAACTGGCAGACCAACTTCACCACAACCCCCATGCTGTGTCCCTACTGCCGCCAGGAG ATCATCCTGCTGCTGCCGTGCTTCTCCGAGGGGGAGGTGATGGCAGCTGATGTGCCCACAGTGATGGAGCGGGAGAGGGTGGTGGCCCAGGTGCAGGAATATAACAGGATGTACTCGCAGCATCCCAGATCG TGGTACGGCCAGCTGCAGGACCTGCCCACCATCCTCCGCCACATTTGGGCCGAGCTCTTCACCTGGCGTGGGATACTGATGGCGTTCAAGCTGCGGGTGATCCTGTCAGTGGTGATGGCTGTCCTGTATGTGGTGAGCCCCATCGACATCATTCCTGAGGCCTTCCTGGGGCTGCTGGGTCTGGCCGACGATGTggtggtcatcatcatcatcctcattcaaGTCAGCATTGTCTACCGCACGGTGGTGGCCAACAGGGACTGGTAg